From one Anopheles cruzii chromosome 3, idAnoCruzAS_RS32_06, whole genome shotgun sequence genomic stretch:
- the LOC128273171 gene encoding exosome complex component CSL4: MSEESAEQALICVPGQVLCAISESTLAGEGTYEKLGYIHAALAGIVRLKKRDKSTYISVVSFGGGATVPVIGDIVTARITAIHHRMAKCRILCIGKTALNRSFRGIIRKEDVRATEIDRVELHKCFRPGDIVLARVLHQIELNVFHLSTADNELGVVIAISPSSRAISGADTIPMVPVCWTEVQCPVTLVKEPRKVAKVVPEKGGPLSTALALF; this comes from the coding sequence ATGAGTGAAGAAAGCGCCGAACAAGCCTTAATATGCGTGCCTGGCCAAGTGCTATGCGCCATATCGGAATCTACCTTGGCCGGCGAGGGAACGTACGAGAAGCTGGGTTACATACACGCCGCACTGGCCGGTATCGTGCGGCTGAAGAAACGCGATAAAAGCACCTACATTTCGGTCGTCtcgttcggtggcggtgccacAGTGCCCGTAATAGGAGACATCGTAACGGCCCGGATTACTGCGATACACCATCGGATGGCAAAGTGTCGCATTCTTTGCATTGGCAAAACCGCTCTCAATCGCTCTTTTCGTGGCATCATCCGGAAGGAGGACGTTCGAGCAACGGAAATAGATCGGGTTGAACTACACAAGTGCTTCCGACCTGGCGATATCGTCCTGGCACGAGTGTTGCATCAGATCGAGCTGAACGTGTTCCACCTGTCGACGGCGGACAATGAGCTTGGCGTCGTTATTGCAATATCGCCAAGTTCCCGAGCTATCTCGGGAGCAGATACCATTCCGATGGTGCCGGTCTGCTGGACGGAAGTTCAGTGTCCTGTAACGTTGGTCAAAGAACCGCGGAAAGTGGCAAAAGTTGTGCCCGAGAAGGGTGGACCGCTGAGCACAGCGCTTGCATTATTTTGA
- the LOC128273170 gene encoding uroporphyrinogen-III synthase-like produces MRKVVVILKSESENTDNYGALLEKHGFEPVFIPTLEFSFKHLDVLRDRLLSPYKYSGLIFTSPRSITAVRDAVQGQKLKDDWKTLENYSVGETSRDLIQRTLDLDTKGHHAGNASNLADFIKTDLYNKTVTMPFLFPCGNLKQDVLQNKLSEYGYSLDSVEVYETVPHRELESNLLALFRDEREEKSDRRIDSLLFFSPSGINYCAHVFEKHRINLAGKKIVAIGPSTKKAIENKGITVHRTAEKPSPDYVISALLQDT; encoded by the coding sequence ATGCGTAAGGTGGTGGTGATACTGAaatcggaaagtgaaaacacgGACAATTACGGGGCGCTGCTGGAGAAGCATGGGTTTGAGCCCGTTTTCATTCCGACGCTGGAGTTTTCCTTCAAGCACCTCGACGTTCTACGGGACCGATTACTTTCGCCTTACAAATACTCAGGGCTGATATTCACCAGTCCCCGGAGCATAACAGCCGTCCGGGACGCTGTTCAGGGTCAGAAGCTAAAAGACGACTGGAAAACGCTGGAGAACTATTCCGTTGGGGAAACGTCCCGCGATCTGATCCAGCGAACACTCGATCTTGACACGAAGGGTCACCACGCGGGGAATGCGAGCAATTTGGCCGATTTCATAAAGACCGATCTGTACAACAAAACCGTAACGATGCCCTTTCTCTTTCCCTGCGGAAACCTCAAGCAGGACGTCTTGCAGAACAAGCTATCCGAGTACGGTTACTCGCTGGATTCGGTCGAAGTGTACGAAACGGTGCCTCATCGGGAACTGGAAAGCAATTTGCTCGCCCTATTTCGGGATGAGCGCGAAGAGAAGAGTGATCGTCGAATCGACAGCCTACTGTTCTTTAGCCCGTCTGGCATCAATTACTGTGCGCACGTGTTTGAGAAGCATCGAATAAATTTGGCCGGGAAAAAGATCGTGGCGATCGGACCGAGCACGAAGAAAGCGATCGAAAACAAGGGCATCACGGTGCACCGAACCGCAGAAAAGCCGTCTCCCGATTATGTGATCAGTGCCCTCTTGCAGGATACCTAA
- the LOC128270828 gene encoding uncharacterized protein LOC128270828, whose translation MATSKFGVAQQEEGQIAQEVADLAHGEPDTVPEKDPLLDDYVICPPDETSAERILSDGSPKEGQDAGGGKFADFAPPNETPDGQRLRLPGMRPGPREEAQLGERLPVIDEQQDVELQDMTENIPVGDGLFIGDPKEGSGDDEEEPTKADQSIRLPIQMPSRPETSSEATDNANEDAKSGLKQLNATTLYGLAEGETREQGVQKYLDQHPEEVILESPGYPKPYPNEVNDMRNFSIDGSRGVQITIHDLDLNPTTDFLYIRPGNVGDENEKGPVLTGTYQEPIRFLISHTTVFTIHFVAQQKPEVEQTHRGFRLSYAPYGELNSPTTPTTTEVIVPQEELQWTIKELVITADMMELQSTWTTIKEAISNASNLYIGSHNLSYMPSRSFDVKLLARKCPDSWRNFENCVRLEFAVPLRPIFYELGDDDEGLDFGFGNKFLQKGFISISTTEATEPAYELNVERLEEMWTEFGQMELQRTGIEVYIMPENGRILITWIAISLAIVGTFMFILYTIWKIDIFKDYRRVSRNSHGFSADDDKNELKKKEYDISMFPSPHQVVPTFFPTGDPYNPAEAEAQYAYDNNTMSPWSEDFNDPRYPETSFNGGDPHGNQRSTVARPYEPISPAEFTPSHAQMDFTESPRLPSPSAGNRNNPFLSPHEGPRKPAGIPPPPPPPATRQ comes from the exons CCACCAGCAAGTTTGGGGTGGCACAGCAGGAAGAAGGACAAATCGCTCAGGAAGTTGCTGACCTGGCACACGGCGAACCCGATACAGTTCCTGAAAAGGATCCACTGCTCGATGACTACGTGATCTGTCCGCCCGATGAAACGTCCGCGGAAAGAATACTGAGTGATGGGTCACCAAAAGAAGGACAAGATGCTGGCGGCGGTAAGTTTGCCGATTTCGCACCCCCAAATGAGACTCCTGATGGTCAGCGACTCCGGTTACCCGGTATGCGTCCCGGTCCGCGCGAGGAGGCCCAACTTGGCGAGAGACTACCCGTCATCGATGAGCAGCAGGATGTGGAGCTTCAGGATATGACGGAAAACATTCCGGTAGGAGATGGTTTGTTCATTGGCGATCCCAAGGAGGGATCCGGAGACGATGAAGAAGAACCGACAAAGGCTGATCAGTCCATCCGCTTACCCATTCAAATGCCGTCACGACCGGAGACAAGCAGTGAGGCAACTGACAACGCTAACGAAGATGCAAAGAGCGGTCTGAAACAACTTAACGCTACGACCCTATACGGACTGGCCGAAGGTGAAACGCGAGAGCAGGGCGTGCAGAAATATTTGGACCAACATCCGGAAGAAGTTATCCTGGAGTCTCCGGGGTATCCCAAGCCGTACCCCAACGAAGTGAACGATATGCGCAA TTTCTCCATTGACGGTAGCCGCGGGGTGCAAATCACGATTCATGACCTCGACCTCAACCCGACCACCGACTTCCTGTACATTCGGCCGGGCAATGTGGgcgacgaaaacgaaaagggACCCGTGCTGACGGGAACCTACCAGGAACCGATACGATTCCTAATCAGCCACACGACCGTCTTCACGATCCACTTCGTGGCACAGCAgaaaccggaagtggagcAGACACATCGCGGTTTTCGGCTTTCGTACGCCCCGTATGGTGAGCTGAATTCACCGACAACCCCGACAACGACGGAGGTAATCGTACCGCAGGAGGAGCTCCAATGGACGATCAAGGAGCTGGTCATTACGGCCGACATGATGGAGCTGCAAAGCACCTGGACGACGATCAAGGAAGCAATATCGAATGCGAGCAATCTGTACATCGGCAGTCACAACCTTAGCTATATGCCCAGTCG atcgTTTGATGTGAAGCTGTTGGCTCGCAAGTGTCCCGATTCATGGCGTAACTTTGAGAATTGCGTCCGACTGGAGTTTGCCGTTCCGCTGCGACCTATATTTTACGAGCtgggggacgacgacgaaggactCGACTTCGGGTTCGGTAATAAATTCCTGCAGAAAGGTTTCATATCGATCTCGACGACTGAAGCTACCGAGCCTGCGTACGAACTGAATGTCGAACGGTTGGAGGAGATGTGGACCGAGTTCGGACAGATGGAGCTCCAGCGGACCGGCATCGAGGTGTACATTATGCCGGAGAACGGTCGCATTCTGATCACCTGGATCGCCATCAGCCTCGCGATCGTGGGGACGTTCATGTTTATTCTGTACACAATTTGGAAGATTGACATTTTCAAGGACTACCGGAG AGTTTCTCGCAATAGTCACGGCTTCTCGGCGGATGACGACAAGAACGAGCTCAAGAAGAAAGAGTACGATATTTCGATGTTCCCATCACCTCACCAGGTTGTGCCGACGTTCTTTCCAACTGGCGATCCCTACAACCCTGCCGAGGCCGAGGCACAGTACG CTTACGATAATAACACCATGAGCCCTTGGTCGGAAGATTTCAACGACCCAAGGTATCCCGAAACGTCGTTTAACGGTGGAGATCCGCATGGCAATCAGCGGAGTACGGTGGCTCGTCCGTACGAACCGATTTCTCCGGCGGAATTTACGCCATCGCACGCGCAGATGGATTTTACTG AGTCGCCCCGACTACCGTCTCCCTCGGCCGGGAACCGAAATAATCCATTTTTATCGCCTCACGAAGGACCTCGGAAGCCTGCCGGTATcccgccacctccgccaccacccgcTACGCGGCAATAA